The following is a genomic window from Bacteroidia bacterium.
AGTTCATGCCGCTGGAATATGTGCGCTTCGGTGCAAGCATGGTCGGTGCGGAGGGTGAACTGCCCAGTGCCTTCGGTCTGGACCGTGTGCATGCCGACATTCCGGAAGCCATGGTATCGCTCAGCGGCTACGGATTTGACCTGCATGTGCAGAAAGCCTCGAAACGCTCGTCCTTTCTCCGTCCTCAGGCGGATGGCACGAATGCGTCGGGTTTTTCGTACGGTGACGGTTTGTACGGAAGTCTGGCCTATACCTCAGACATCGGTCTCGGTGTGACGTTCGAATACAAGGATTACCGCTTCGATCCGGTGGGCGAGGAGGGCCGCGATCCCAATCGTCCGAGCCGCATGCTCCCGATGCAAAATCCTCCGATCGTACACAAGGAACATGTGTTCACGCTGCTTTCCCGCACGCCGCATGTCGTTGATTTTAACGATGAAATCGGCATGCAACTGGATGTGTATTACGCAGTATCGCCCACCCTGACCGTGAACCTGAACGGCTCTGCGGCGAGCAGGCAGAAGGGCTATACGTCGAACAATGGCTTCCTCGTCACGTGGGAACGCGACGTACGTTTCATGCCGAGTCTTGACCCGATGTTCTCGCCGTTCTGGGAATTGTACGGTGAATTGGAGTGGTACTTCGACGGCGGTTCATTCATACGTGCCGCGTTCAACCGTCGTTGGGTCAATCAATACGAGGGGAATCTCGGTCATGTGCAGGCGAGTTCGACTTTGCCCATCCGTGTGGAGTATCTGCTGGACGAAGAGTACAGCATCGGATTGAATCTGGAACAACAATTCTTCCATGACAGCTTCAATCGCACGAAACCGAACTTTTTCAACGAGTTCGTGTCGCTGTCGCTTGCACGTGCGGGACAGTGGACCGCGACGGTGCGTGTGGAATATACAACGGACCAGAGCGACGCTTCCGGAAAGGATTTCTGGCGCGCGGCGGAATTGGCCTACCGCATCGGTACGCATCATACCGCGACCATTATGTACGGGACGGAACGCGGTGGTCTGATTTGTTCGAGCGGTGTGTGCCGTGAGGTTCTTCCGTTCGACGGGCTCAGATTGTCGCTGCAGTCCCAACTTTGAGTATCGCGCGGGTTTCTCCCGCGCATAGTTTGGCCGGCCCGTGCCTTCCTCAAGGCACGGGCTCACGCCATGGAACACTACAGGATCGTATGCAAAAGGAAATCATTATCAACGCGTCGGACAATTTGCAGAGAGTCGCGATTGTCGAAGACGGGAAACTGGCCGAACTCTTCGTCGAGAGCGAAGAAAAAGAGCGTATGGTCGGCGACATTTACCTCGGAACCGTCGCAAAGGTCATGCCGGGCATTCAAGCCAGCTTCATCGATATAGGGCTCGAACAGGATGCGTTTCTCCACTATTCCGATGTCAGTGACGCGTTTCGGCAGGTGCGAACCGAAGCGGGAGACAGAGGGGCGGACTCCGTGGTCGTGGACGAAGCCGCCGTCGTTGCGACAGAGGAGAGTGCGTCCAACACGTCGGACGCCAAGCCCCAGCGCCGGCGCCGGCGACCGCCGTCACATGTGACGCTGAGCCGCGGCCAGGAGGTCGCCGTTCAAATTTTCAAGGAGCCGGTGGGAAACAAGGGGGTACGCGTGACAACCGAAATCGCGCTTCCCGGGCGCTTTCTGGTGCTGATGCCCTACGACGAGCTGGTGGGGGTCTCACGCAAAATACAGAGCTTCAAGGAGAAACGGCGCCTGCGGCGCATCGTTCGCTCCATGCTACCCGGCCGCTTCGGAGTCATCATTCGCACGGTGGCTGAAGGCAAGGCCGAGGATATTCTGCGCGCTGATCTGGAAGCACTCCTGACGACATGGCGCGACATTGAGCGCACCATGAAAAAATCTTCGGCCCCGGCACTTCTGTACAAGGACATGAATTCCTCCACCAGCACCATTCGCGACCTCTTTTCAGAAGATGTGCGCAGGGTTGCGGTGGATTCACGGCGCATGTACCGCGAGATTCGCGCCTACCTCAACCTCGTCGCCCCCCACAAGGTGGACGTGCTTGAGTATCACGGAAACCGCGAACCCATTTTCGATACCTACGGCATCGAAAAACAAATCGAGCAGTCCATGAGCCGCAAGGTCTGGCTGAAAAGCGGCGGATACATCATCATCGAACATACCGAGGCGATGAAGGTGATAGACGTCAACAGTGGACGCTATGCCGCGAAAAGGGAACAGGAACAGAATTCCCTGCGAACGAACATGGAAGCGGCGCGTGAAATCGCCCACCAAATCCGGCTCCGTGATCTCGGCGGTATCATTGTGATCGATTTCATCGACATGGAACAGGAAGAAAATCGCCGGAAGCTGTTCGATGAAATGCGTCGCGAAATGCGCAAGGATCGTGCGAAATTTACCATCCTGCCGGTCACCGAGTTCGGTCTCATCCAGATAACCCGCCAACGCGAACGAGAGAGCGTCCAAATGTCCATCAGCGAAGCCTGTCCCACCTGCCAGGGGACGGGACGCGTGCTCTCAAAATCGTCACTCCTGACACAGATCGAACGCTGGCTGCGTCGCTTCCGTGTTCGCAGTCGCGAGTTGCGGCTCACCGTACTCGTCCATCCCGCAATGCAGTCCTTCCTGCTGGACGGAGCGATTTCGCAAGCGGGACGGCTCATGCTCAAGTATTTCATCAGGCTGAAAATTGTCGCCGATCACACCCTGTCCGTGGACGAATTCCGCGTTATTTCCACGCGCAAGGGCAAAGATGTCACCAAGGATTTCCATGTCTGAGACCGGGGTTGGTTTGCGGCTGTAACACATTGAAAAATAAGGCGTTAATCCTTTCCTTTCTGAGAAGATCCGTTGGCATGCCAGCGGATTTTTTCCTATATTTATTGATTGAAAGCGTCGATGCCGGAATGGGGTGGTTCAGGTCATCCGCCCGGGCTTCATGGACACGCTCTCGGTCGGTCAGAATATTTTTTATCGAATTTCGGAGGCAAGAATGAAATTTTCCGTCGTCAGCAGCGATCTCCACAAGGCACTGTCGAAAATCATCAGTGTGGTGCCGTCGAAGTCCACGTTGCCCATTCTCGAGAGTGTGTTGTTCGAGCTGACCGGAAACGACCTGCGACTGACCGCGAGTGATTTGGAACTTTCGATGACGGTTTCCCTGCAGGTCCAGGGCGAGCAGGATGGTCGAATCGCCGTCCCGGCCAAGAAGCTGAACGAGACGCTTCGGGCTCTGAGCGCAACGGATGTCCTGTTCACTGCGGATGAGGGCACCCGTCGTATCGGTATCAAAACTGATCAAGGCGAATATAAAATGGCCGGCGAGAGCGCATCCTCTTTTCCCGAGGCGCAGATACTCGAGGAGGATTTTTCTCTGCAGATCAAGGCCGATCTTCTGCGAGGGATTATTGCCAAAACTGTGTATGCCGTAAGTACCGACGACCTCCGCCCGTCCATGATGGGGGTGTTGTTCCAGTGGCGCGGTGGTGAGTTCTACGCAGTTTCCACGGATGGCCATCGTCTCGTCCGTATCCGTCATAAAGGCGAGCTTGCAGAAGCGCACAGCGGTGGTGATCGCGACGTCATCATTCCCGCCAAAGCGCTGAACGTGGTTTCGAAATCGCTGGGCGACGGTGACGTACATGTCGTATTCGGGCGCACGAACGTCCGTATAACCTTTGGAGACATGCTGCTTCTCTCGCGCATCATCGACGAGCGCTACCCGAACTACGAGAGCGTCATACCTCAGGAAAACGACAAGGTGCTTGAGGTGAACCGCGCGGCGCTTATCGCCGCAGTGCACCGCTGTTCGATTTTCTCGAACGCGATCACCAATCAGGTGCGCTTCGCCGTTTCCAAAGAAGAACTGCGTGTAGCGGCGGAGGATATCGATTTCGGCGGCGAAGCCCGCGAGACCATCCCCGCCGTATTCAGCGACGATGATGAACTGGAAATTGGCTTCAACGCCCGTTACGTCTCCGAAGCGCTGCAGCATCTCGAGTCGGATGACGTGCATTTCCTGTTCAGCGCCTCCTCCCGTGCCGGACTTGTGCGTCCGAAACAGGAGGACCCCGATCTCGATATTCTCATGCTTGTCATGCCTTTGCGATTGAATGCCTGAGCATGCTTCTGAACCGTCTGCGTATCGCCAATTTTCGCAACCACTCTGCGACGGATATTGATTGTCCGGAAGGAACGCTGTTGCTGCTTGGTGAGAACGGCGCGGGTAAAACGACCGTCCTTGAAGCGATTTCCCTGTTGTGCACCTCCCGCAGTTTTGTCACCCGGCAGGACAAGGGGCTGGTCGCCATCGGCGCTCAGCAATTCTCGCTCGAAGGAGCCTTTACCACTTCGACACGGAGCAGACGGCATGTGACCGTGGAATATCCCCTGGACCAGCGCAAGCGCATCGAAGTGGACTTCACCCCGCTCGACGCCGCGTCGGATCTCATCGGCATGTTCCCCCTGGTGGCGCTCTCACCGCAACACCGCCCCATTACCTCTGGCGGTCCTGCGGAACGAAGGGCCTTCATCGATTTCGTGCTTTCGCAGGTCCATCACAACTATCTCGAAGATCTGTTGACCTATCGGCGCGTCCTCAAGCAGCGCAACACCCTGCTCGCCGAGGCGGACGGCCGGCTGAGCGCCATTGCCGGCGTTATTGACGCCTGGGATCAGGCGCTTGCAGAATCCGGCGTGCGTATCCTCCGCAAGCGCGCGGAATTCATTGGGCAGTATCTCCCCTATGTGCATCAGTCCATGTCCGGTATCATCGAAGGACGGGAAAGTGTCGACATCAACTACGTCGGCAGCTGTAGCGCCGACATCACGTCCGGGGATGCCGCAGCGCAGTACCTGACCGAGCTAATCGAGCGCAGACCTTCGGACCTACGCCGGGGCGTCACCAGCATGGGGCCGCATCGCGACGATCTGTCCATCATGCTCAACGGTCTCGACGTACGGGCGCAGGCCTCGCAGGGTCAGCACAAGACCATTCTCATCGCCTTGAAAATCGCCGAGTATCATTATCTTGACGAGCATCTGGATGAGACCCCATTGCTGTTGCTGGACGACGTTTTCAGTGAGCTCGATGATGCGCGTCTCGACCGTGTGCTCGCTCTGACACAGGGACTCGGGCAAACCTTCATTACATCAGCACATACGAGTCTCCTCCATGTTTTGGACGGCGCACCCGGCGATCATCACGCGCTGCGCATCGAGAGTGGCGGCGTGTACAGACTGGCGGATGTGGCATGAAGGGGTTGGGAAAAACATCCTCGCTCGCTAACGCCATGCACGCCGCACTGGAGAGGCGCGGAATGGACCGCCACGTCAGGGAGCAGCAGGTGTTGATCCGCTGGGTCGAGTATGTCGGCGAGGCGGTGGCCCGTCAGGCGACACCGAATCGTTTTCACGATGGAGTACTCTGGCTTACAGTTCCTGATGCAACCTGGAGAATGGAGCTGCACAGCATGCGCAGGGAACTTCTGGAGAGAATCAATACCGCAGCCGGTGAAGAATTGGTTCGGGAAATACGGGTCCGGTGACAGCAACGATGAACACAGCCATACACCAGGAAGACACCATCGCCGCCCTCGCCACACCACCGGGTGTGAGCGGGCTCGCGGTGATACGGGTGTCCGGCGCGGACGCGATCGACTGCGTCGCGGCGGTGTTCCGCGGCGGGGATCTACGGCAGGCTTCTTCGCACACCATGCACCATGGACATGTCCTGAATCCGCAAGGCCATACCATCGACGAAGTACTTGCCGCAGTGTTTCGGGCCCCTCGCTCGTATACAGGAGAAAACAGCGTGGAAATCAGCTGCCACGGCGGGGCGACAGCATACAGGGCAGTGCTCGATCGGCTCTACGCGGCAGGGGTACGTCACGCCGAACCGGGCGAATTCACCCGCCGGGCCTTTCTCAATGGAAAAATGGATTTGTCGCAGGCGGAAGCTGTCGCCGATCTCATCCATGCACAAAGCGAGGATGCGCATCAGGCATCGGTCCGGCAACTCGAGGGACGGCTGTCGAGCTTCGTCGAAGGAATCCGCTCTTCGTTATTACACTGTCTCGGTATGCTGGAACTGAGTCTGGATTTCGTCGAAGAGGATGTCGAATTTCTCACTGCCGAACGACTGCGCTCAGATATCGCACAGGCGGAAGCCAAACTGCGGGATGCTCTCGCCACCTTTCGCAGCGGGAGGATCATTCGCGAGGGTGTGAAAGTCGTGCTGCTCGGGAAGCCCAACGTCGGCAAATCCAGTCTTCTGAATGCCGTGCTCGGCACGCAGCGCGCAATCGTGACCGATGTACCGGGCACCACGCGCGATTATATCGAAGAACAGATGATGCTGCACGGACGTCCGTTCCGCTTCGTTGATACGGCAGGGTTGCGCGAGACGCATGATCGAGTCGAACAACTCGGTATCTCCGCGAGCACGGAACAACTTCGCGACGCGGACATCGTATGCGGCATCATCGATGATCCTGCGGAGAGCGAAGGACTCGAGGTGCTGCGGAGCCTGGCTGCGGATATCGGAGCACGATGTATCGGCGTCCTGAACAAATGCGATCTCCACACGCATCCATTGGTAACGGATACAGACCTCGTCAGCATTTCGGCATTGCATGGAACCGGCCTGGATGTATTGCTTCAGCGGCTCGCCGATGTCGCCGCGAACATCGGCATGCTCCCTGCGTCCTACGAAGTCGTCGTTACGAACGTGCGGCATGCCGCGTGTATCGAGCGGGGGATCACCGCGCTGGGGCGGGCAGCATCTGCAGCGGAGGCGGGCCGGACGGAAGAATGCATCGCAGTCGAACTGCGGGAGGCCGCCGACGCCCTGGGCGAGATAATCGGCGTCGTTACCACGGACGATATTCTCAACGGGATCTTTTCCCGATTCTGCATTGGCAAATAATTCTCATACTACAGGCATACACCAACCATGACCAAGGAAAAAGAAGAACTCGCAAAACAATACTCCGAAACCAGCATCAAGGTGCTCGAAGGCCTCGAAGCGGTTCGGAAGCGTCCCGCCATGTACATCGGCGATGTCGGTGTCCGCGGATTGCACCATCTCGTGAACGAGGTCGTTGACAATTCGATTGACGAGGCGCTTGCAGGGTTTTGTGATAAAATCGATATCACCATCCATAAGGACGAGTCCATCACAATCGAAGACAACGGCCGCGGTATCCCCGTCGGACCCCATCCGGTGAAAAAAATCAGCACCCTGGAAGTGGTCATGTGTACCCTGCACGCCGGCGGAAAATTCGACAAACAGACGTACCAGGTTTCCGGCGGTCTCCACGGCGTCGGTGTGTCGGTTGTGAATGCGCTGTCCGAATGGCTTGAGGTGGAAATCTACCGCGAGGGCAACATTTACGTGCAGCGGTATTCGCGTGGCGCTCCCGAGCATGGCATCAAGACCCTCGGCAAAACGAAAAAGACCGGCACCAAGGTGACGTTTTTGCCGGACAACCAGATCTTCAAATCCACCGAGTTCCGTTTCACCTATCTCGAGGAGCGGCTGCGCGAACTCGCGTATCTCAACAAGACCATTCGCATCTCGATTAAGGATGAACGTGACGGCGAAGAGGCGGTGTACTTTTTCAAGGGCGGACTGGTGGACTTTGTGCAGTACATCGATACCGACCGGCAGAGCTTCATGAAGAAGCCGATATACGTCGAAGGCATGCGCGACAATACGCCGGTTGAATTGGCGATGCAGTACAATGACTCCTATACGGAAAACATTTTCACCTACGTCAACAACATCAACACGCATGAGGGGGGTACCCATCTCATCGGCTTCAAATCCGCACTGACGCGCGCACTCAACAACTATGCGTACAAGAACGGCCTGGTCAAGGAAGGCAAGCTCACCATGGGGGGCGACGATTTCCGTGAAGGATTGACGGCGGTGCTCAGCGTCAAGGTCGCAGAACCGCAGTTCGAAGGGCAGACGAAGACCAAACTGGGGAACAGCGAGACCAAGAGTATCGTCGAAACCATCATTTTCGAACAGCTTTCTCTGTATCTCGAACAGAATCCCCCGACGGCGAAACGCATCATCGAAAAAGCCGTTCGCGCCGCCGAAGCACGAGAGGCCGCACGGAGGGCGCGCGACCTGACGCGACGCAAAAATGCCATGGACTCCCTCAGTTTGCCGGGTAAGCTGGCCGATTGCTCCATCACCGATCCGGAGCATTGCGAAGTGTATCTCGTTGAGGGCGATTCGGCAGGCGGCTCAGCCAAACAGGGACGGGACCGGCGTTTTCAGGCGATTCTCCCGCTCAAGGGAAAAATTCTCAACGTGGAAAAAGCCCGGCTTCACAAGATTCTTGAGAATCAGGAAATCAACGCCATCGTCTCCGCCATGGGCGCGGGCATCGGTGGGGAGGACGACATTGACCTCAGCTCGCTCCGGTACGGCAAGATCATCATCATGACCGATGCCGATGTGGACGGCAGCCATATTCGTACGCTGTTGCTGACCTTTTTCTTCCGCTACATGCGGGCGCTGGTCGAAAACGGCAAGGTGTACATCGCCCAGCCTCCCCTGTACAAAATCAAGAAGGGGAAAGTGGAGCGTTACGCCTTCGACGACGACGAGCGCGATGAAATCATTAAAGTCCTGCGCGGCCAGAAAATCGTCGAAGCGTCGGATGACGCGGAGCCGGTATCGACAGACGGCGATGAGATCGTCACACGCAAGGACGGTATCACGATCAGCCGCTTCAAAGGTCTGGGTGAGATGAATCCGGAGCAGCTTTGGGAAACGACGATGAATCCCGAAACGCGCACGCTGTTGCTGGTGACGCTCGAAAACGCCGCGGAGGCCGATCGTCTTTTCCAGATCCTGATGGGCGACTCCGTCGAGCCGCGTCGTCAATTCATCGAACGGAATGCGAAATACGTCAGAAACCTCGATGTCTAACATGCGACACTCCCTGCTGACAGCGATTCTGCTGAGTTGCCTCATCGCCCCGGGCGCGTTGGGGCAGCCGGAACAACGTTTGAAATATGGGCAGCTCCTCTACGCGGAGGTTGTCCCCGGCCTGTCCGATAGCGCCGGTGTCGGACGTGCAGACCTGTTGCTTCGGGTGTCGTATGATTTCATGGTATTCGAACGCGGCAAAGACGCTGTCACCGATGCACCGTTTCATGGCGGTGTGGATGTGTCGGTCGATCTCCGCAGAGATGGGGTATCTATCGGGTCCATGAATTTCGGTGCATCCACTGCGGCGAACGGCTATTCGGAAACAGATCGGCGGGATCAGTTTCTCCTGCTCCAGCGAACGCTGTTTCTGGAAGCGGGCGAATATTCCGCACTGATCGTCGTTTCGGACAGGGGTTCGACTCGTGAGAGCGCCATAAACAAGTCCTTCAGCATCAGGCGCTTCGACGCGCCAGCGTTGGGGACGCCGATCATTCTGGAAGTGGATTCCATGGCAGGGATGAGCGGCGCGTACGGCTACGCGGGATACCTGCCTTTCGCGAGACCAGCCGCTTTGGCTATCCCTTCCGAAGCCGGACGGGAAGGAGACTGGTATATCGTTCTCGAACGACGCGGCCGCACGCGCGAGATCGTGTTCGAGGGCCAGGTGCAGCCGACAGAGGTCGTGCGACGGAAGTCGCTTCGCCGCGCGGATGGAGTGGTGGAGGATTTCCGCTACACCGATTGTGCTTCCTGCGTCGGGCAATTCACGCTCCTTGCCGTACCGAGCGAGAGCGCGGACACGGGGCCTTACACACTGCGCGTCATCTCCCGCTCCGGGGAATCGGCCGACACGATGACCGTCGACACCGAGATATTCTGGCGTGACATGCCGTACTCGATGCGCGACATCGATTTCGCTATCGAGGCCATGCGGCATATTCTTACCCGCGAACAGCTCAAACAGATGAACGATGGCGATGAGAGCTACAAGCGTCAGCAGTTCCGTCGCTTCTGGAGCGAGCGCGACCCCACTCCCGGTACGGCTTTCAATGAAATGATGGCAGAATATTTCATCCGTTGTGATGACGCCTATTACAAATTCCAGACGCTCTACGAAGCGAACGGGATCACGACTGATCGTGGAAAGGTGTACATTCTCTTTGGCGCCCCGGAGGATACGGAACGGATATTTCGTAGCGGCGAACCCTCCATAGAGATATGGTCCTACCCGTCGTTGGGAAAGACGTTTCGCTTCGCGGACAGCCGGCAAAACGGAAACTACCGTCTGATGGAGGACTAACATGGATTTACCGATTATCGCTATATCTGCGGGTGACGTCAACGGCATCGGTCCCGAGGTGATACTCAAAGCCTTCGATCGCTCGGAATTGTTCGACGTGTGTATTCCGGTCGTATACGGTCCCGCCGCGGCGTTCGAGTGGTATGCGCATCGCCTGGGCTTACAGCATATTCCCGTCGACGCGGTACGCACTCCCGCGACGGCGCAGCAGGGTCGTTTGAATATGGTGGATCTCGGCTCACATTTTCAGGCGGCGGAAATCGGCAAGCCGACACCGTTGTCCGGAAAAGCGAGCCTGGACGCAGTGCGGGCCGCGTTTGACGACGTGTTCGCGAAACGGGCGGACGCCTTGGTAACCGCTCCGATCTCCAAGGAGGCCATCGGTTTGGCGGGAAGCGGATATCACGGACACACCGAAATGCTTGCGGATTTCTGCGGTTGTGGAGACGACGTCATCATGATCCTCTCCGGCAACACGATGAAGGTCGGACTCGTCACCGTGCACATGCCCGTCAGCGCCATCGCGCCGGCATTGACACGGCAGGCGGTCGAACGTACCCTGCGGCTGGGTCTCCGGGCAATGACGACGGATTTCGGCGTGGATAATCCCCGGCTCGCCGTCCTGGCGCTCAATCCTCATGCCGGAGATGGCGGCTACCTCGGCAGCGAGGAGCGCGACATCATCATTCCGGCCATCGAAGCGATGCGCGACGAAGCCGGAAGCATCGAGGGACCGTTCGCAGCGGATGGTTTTTTCTCCACGCACAACAAGACCCTGTACGATCTCATCATCGCGATGTATCACGACCAGGGCCTCATCCCGTTCAAAATGCAGGCGCAGGGCCGGGGTGTGAATGTCAGCTGCGGTTTGCCGATAGTCCGCACATCACCGGACCATGGTACTGCGTACGGAATCGCCTCCCATGGGCTTGCAAGTGCCGAGAGTATGAAGGAAGCCGTTCTCGCGGCGCGGCGCATCGCCCTGAACAGACGTCAATAAACGGAGGACCGCCGACTCATGATCGAATTCCACAATGTCCGGTTGACGCTCGCCAACCAGCACATCTTCGATCACGCAAATCTCGTGATATCGGAGGCGGAGTTCGTCTATGTGATCGGTGAGACGGGTATCGGGAAGAGTTCCTTTCTGCGCCTGTTGTATATGGATCTGCTCCCATCCTTCGGTCGCGTACGCATCGGCGGCTATGATTCCTCCATCATCACAAAGCATCAGATCCCGTACCTTCGAAGAACACTCGGAATCGTTTTCCAGGATTATCGCCTGCTGGACGACAGAAACGTGTACGAGAACATCGCGTTCGCACTTCATGCCACGGGCGCCAGACGGCAGATCATTCCCACCAAGGTGCACAGTCTCCTTGCGGAGGTGGGTCTCTCGTCGAAGGAATTCGCCATGCCCGACGACCTCTCCGGCGGCGAACGCCAGCGTGTGGCAATAGCCAGAGCGCTCGTGAACGATCCGGTGATTCTTTTGGCCGATGAACCGACGGGCAATCT
Proteins encoded in this region:
- the pdxA gene encoding 4-hydroxythreonine-4-phosphate dehydrogenase PdxA, producing MDLPIIAISAGDVNGIGPEVILKAFDRSELFDVCIPVVYGPAAAFEWYAHRLGLQHIPVDAVRTPATAQQGRLNMVDLGSHFQAAEIGKPTPLSGKASLDAVRAAFDDVFAKRADALVTAPISKEAIGLAGSGYHGHTEMLADFCGCGDDVIMILSGNTMKVGLVTVHMPVSAIAPALTRQAVERTLRLGLRAMTTDFGVDNPRLAVLALNPHAGDGGYLGSEERDIIIPAIEAMRDEAGSIEGPFAADGFFSTHNKTLYDLIIAMYHDQGLIPFKMQAQGRGVNVSCGLPIVRTSPDHGTAYGIASHGLASAESMKEAVLAARRIALNRRQ
- a CDS encoding ATP-binding cassette domain-containing protein, whose amino-acid sequence is MIEFHNVRLTLANQHIFDHANLVISEAEFVYVIGETGIGKSSFLRLLYMDLLPSFGRVRIGGYDSSIITKHQIPYLRRTLGIVFQDYRLLDDRNVYENIAFALHATGARRQIIPTKVHSLLAEVGLSSKEFAMPDDLSGGERQRVAIARALVNDPVILLADEPTGNLDPSASRDILAIFDRVNRRGTAIIMATHDYSLLAQRPGRVIKIQNRNFYDVV